A stretch of the Cytobacillus luteolus genome encodes the following:
- a CDS encoding globin-coupled sensor protein: MLFKKKKTAMNTSPPTEKGRLEIKSGSDLEKQVSMIGLTIDDLSTIKAIKPFVNVSIEEIVNRFYSNLENESSLLHIINDNSSIERLKKTLRIHILEMFDGVIDSTYLEKRKTIAHVHVKIGLQTKWYMCAFQDLLLSLLDIVEQNLQKDLQFPALRAVSKLLNLEQQVVLEAYDKETERLKQEIEDHKLRLGMKISEASQHLAAVSEQTNASFQELIKQSDTITSLAHTASDLSVLAEERSQKGKDQIQSQDKNMSTIQQTVNDISTDVKVLLDISKQMNDIVNIVTGIADQTNLLALNAAIEAARAGEQGKGFAVVAGEVRKLSEETKKSVTNVADLIKNTNTQVDKLGSSLEKIRIEVNEGTSSISETNIHFDEILKTMIETKEQNNKIKHELVSFVNVINELGNAFDEVATSSDRLSSVAQS, encoded by the coding sequence ATGTTATTTAAGAAAAAAAAGACTGCGATGAATACCTCACCACCTACAGAAAAAGGTAGGCTTGAAATTAAATCTGGAAGTGATTTAGAAAAGCAAGTTTCAATGATTGGATTAACAATTGACGATTTATCAACAATCAAAGCCATTAAACCCTTTGTAAACGTTAGCATCGAGGAGATCGTTAATCGTTTCTACAGTAACTTAGAGAATGAGTCTAGTTTATTACATATAATTAATGATAATAGTTCCATTGAACGACTAAAGAAAACACTTAGAATACATATTCTTGAAATGTTTGATGGTGTTATTGATTCAACTTACTTAGAAAAAAGAAAAACAATTGCTCATGTCCACGTTAAAATTGGATTGCAAACAAAGTGGTATATGTGCGCCTTTCAAGATCTACTGCTATCTCTACTTGATATCGTTGAACAGAATTTGCAAAAAGACTTACAATTCCCTGCACTACGGGCTGTTTCAAAATTACTCAACTTAGAACAACAGGTCGTGTTAGAGGCATATGATAAAGAGACTGAGCGTCTTAAACAAGAAATTGAAGATCATAAATTAAGATTAGGAATGAAAATATCGGAAGCTTCTCAACACCTTGCGGCAGTTTCCGAGCAAACAAATGCCTCATTCCAAGAATTAATTAAACAATCCGATACGATTACATCACTCGCTCATACAGCAAGTGATTTGTCTGTCCTTGCAGAAGAGAGATCTCAAAAAGGAAAAGACCAAATTCAAAGTCAGGATAAAAACATGTCAACGATTCAGCAAACAGTAAATGATATTTCAACAGATGTTAAAGTTTTGTTAGACATATCTAAACAAATGAATGACATTGTAAACATCGTTACCGGTATTGCGGACCAAACAAATCTATTGGCATTAAATGCAGCGATTGAAGCAGCTAGGGCAGGAGAACAAGGCAAAGGGTTTGCTGTTGTAGCTGGCGAGGTTAGAAAACTATCAGAAGAAACGAAGAAATCAGTAACGAATGTAGCTGATCTTATTAAAAATACGAATACACAAGTTGATAAGCTTGGTAGTTCTTTAGAGAAAATACGAATTGAAGTTAACGAGGGTACTTCAAGTATTTCTGAAACAAATATACATTTTGATGAAATTCTTAAAACAATGATTGAAACAAAAGAGCAAAATAATAAAATTAAGCATGAACTAGTTTCTTTTGTGAATGTGATAAATGAATTAGGAAATGCTTTTGATGAAGTGGCTACATCATCTGATCGTTTATCAAGTGTTGCACAGTCTTAA
- a CDS encoding EAL and GGDEF domain-containing protein, producing the protein MSVMENKMNKNIILSNIKDALDVSSIIAITDEVGTITYVNDKFCEISQYTREELIGKNHRIINSGYHSKSFFRDMWRTISNGEVWRGQVKNRAKDGSSYWVETVIVPFLSENKKPYQYISIRNDITEKKNMEEELNFHEDRVRAMIQHLSEGVAILKYDGTIRYISPSYEKITKMKVSDVINNGVVKLIHNDDRSYFDSKIKLAKENPQVPMRFHIRALHGDGVYYVHELIVTNFLNQAGINGIVINFRDITEEKRIEQQLKNNAFYDPLTSLPNRTFYRSRINTVIENAQKNDEQFHLAVLNIDDIQQINDMFGYETGDQILQEISKRLSTNLPINTFIARMGGDEFSLILRNGCISDKEIGEYILYLMKDSFIVEGQELYISISLGISCFPLDAIDNQTLLSYSTSSMRFAKQQGKNQYKYFDNSIATINYREFTIKNDIHQAIDKDELSVYFQPRINTKTNKISSFESLIRWNHPRIGMVPPNEFIPIVEKSGLMFSIGYWVFKESCNQLKRINELTNTSYKVSINFSPCQLMSVHSVKDYLQIVQSYELSPSLIEIEITESVFIQNKERVKQVIRSFREAGFTVALDDFGSGYSSLSYLQEFRTDTLKMDRSFVKTIEKETESLEIARMIINLAKLLGMHVVGEGVETTEQLHLLQEMGCNEVQGYLFSKPLPFRALVDYVIQKNKNELIFSK; encoded by the coding sequence ATGAGTGTAATGGAAAATAAAATGAACAAAAATATAATTCTTAGTAATATAAAGGATGCTTTAGATGTGTCATCCATTATCGCTATTACAGATGAAGTTGGAACCATCACTTATGTTAATGATAAGTTCTGTGAAATTTCTCAATATACGAGAGAAGAATTGATTGGAAAGAATCATAGAATCATAAATTCAGGATACCATTCAAAATCTTTCTTTAGAGATATGTGGAGAACGATATCTAATGGAGAGGTATGGAGAGGGCAAGTAAAAAACAGAGCAAAAGATGGTTCATCATATTGGGTTGAAACGGTGATTGTTCCTTTTTTATCCGAAAATAAAAAACCTTACCAGTATATCTCTATTAGAAATGACATCACTGAGAAAAAGAATATGGAAGAAGAGCTTAATTTTCATGAGGATAGGGTTCGAGCCATGATTCAACATCTTAGTGAGGGGGTTGCAATACTCAAGTATGACGGAACAATTCGTTATATTAGTCCTTCTTATGAAAAGATTACAAAAATGAAAGTTTCTGATGTTATTAATAATGGTGTTGTGAAACTTATACATAATGATGATCGTTCTTATTTTGATAGTAAGATTAAATTAGCGAAAGAAAATCCTCAAGTACCCATGCGCTTTCATATTCGTGCACTGCACGGTGATGGGGTTTATTATGTACACGAATTAATTGTGACAAACTTTTTAAATCAAGCAGGGATTAATGGGATCGTTATAAACTTTAGGGATATCACTGAAGAAAAAAGAATTGAACAACAGCTTAAAAACAATGCATTTTATGATCCATTGACAAGTTTACCTAACCGCACCTTTTATAGATCAAGGATTAATACAGTGATTGAGAATGCACAGAAAAACGATGAACAATTTCATTTAGCTGTTTTAAATATTGATGATATTCAACAAATTAATGATATGTTTGGTTACGAGACAGGAGATCAAATATTACAAGAGATATCAAAACGACTGTCTACCAATCTTCCTATTAATACTTTTATTGCAAGGATGGGGGGAGACGAATTTTCCTTGATTTTAAGAAATGGCTGTATCTCAGATAAAGAGATTGGCGAATATATTTTGTACCTAATGAAAGACTCCTTCATTGTAGAAGGTCAGGAACTGTATATTTCTATTAGTCTTGGAATTAGTTGTTTTCCTTTAGATGCTATAGATAATCAAACCTTACTTTCATATTCAACTAGTTCTATGAGGTTCGCAAAACAGCAAGGAAAGAACCAGTATAAGTACTTTGATAACTCCATTGCGACTATCAATTATAGGGAATTTACTATTAAAAATGATATTCACCAAGCTATTGATAAGGATGAGCTTTCAGTCTATTTCCAACCTCGTATCAACACGAAAACAAACAAAATTAGTTCCTTCGAATCTTTAATTCGTTGGAATCATCCAAGAATAGGAATGGTTCCCCCTAATGAGTTTATCCCTATCGTTGAGAAAAGTGGGCTAATGTTTTCTATTGGATACTGGGTGTTTAAGGAATCCTGTAATCAACTCAAAAGGATTAATGAACTAACTAACACTTCATATAAAGTATCCATAAATTTTTCACCTTGTCAGTTGATGAGTGTGCATTCTGTCAAAGATTACTTGCAAATTGTTCAATCATATGAACTCTCTCCGTCTCTTATCGAAATTGAAATCACAGAATCTGTTTTTATTCAGAACAAAGAGAGAGTGAAGCAAGTTATTAGAAGCTTTAGAGAAGCTGGTTTCACAGTCGCTTTGGATGACTTTGGTTCGGGTTATTCATCCCTTAGTTATCTTCAAGAATTTCGAACAGACACACTAAAAATGGACCGTAGCTTCGTTAAAACTATTGAAAAAGAAACAGAAAGCTTAGAAATAGCCAGAATGATTATTAATTTAGCCAAGTTGTTAGGGATGCATGTTGTTGGTGAAGGGGTAGAAACGACGGAACAACTTCATTTATTACAAGAGATGGGGTGTAATGAAGTACAGGGGTATTTATTTAGTAAACCTTTGCCTTTCCGTGCCCTTGTTGATTACGTTATTCAAAAAAATAAAAATGAATTAATCTTCAGCAAATGA
- a CDS encoding sensor domain-containing diguanylate cyclase produces MKRIKYNRKFKLTTLLTSLVSASVILTIIILLGASYQSEKRSLTNTYLSLNGSKSEKISRSVDSLFKSMRLSLVETTNYLAKNSELSDEDIQEQLELLRNNSRYFNSLSWIDETGLIRNIAPLSVGLKGEKVTGITRDVLDLKVPTLTKPYIAPSGRLIVLMSEPLFDSNGNYRGIIGGSIYLQERNVLNEILGNDIIGEDGSYYYVVGPGGKLLFHPYTNRIGEDVIANPMVRKVIQGQSGVQRVTNTQGISMLAAYNHIPETGWGVIQQTPVSYINELLKKHTKQLMLYALSPFLFLLFLSVLLARKLAKPFHYLADLVNQLASGEQVLTLEKNSHWNREADLLTKSVLIAIDSVQKNNTKLTEEAMTDPLTELPNIRKFQEVLERFKNEEKSFSLVLIDIDHFKAVNDNFGHKAGDEVLKYMAKMVSSLIRDSDVFFRYGGEEFVLLLPDINSSEAYEIAERIRIKVSKRNTPIGEPITISLGIADYPQATRSLNDLFRFADKALYKSKNEGRNRTTIWFIGS; encoded by the coding sequence ATGAAAAGAATTAAATATAATAGAAAATTCAAACTGACTACACTGTTAACCAGCTTAGTTTCGGCGTCAGTTATATTAACTATTATTATTCTATTGGGAGCATCCTATCAGTCTGAGAAAAGGTCTCTGACCAATACGTATTTATCTCTTAATGGTTCCAAGTCAGAGAAGATAAGCCGGTCAGTTGATTCATTATTTAAGTCAATGAGGCTAAGTTTAGTAGAGACTACCAACTACCTTGCTAAAAACAGCGAACTGAGTGATGAAGATATACAAGAACAATTGGAACTATTGAGGAATAATAGCAGATACTTTAACTCGCTCTCTTGGATAGATGAAACAGGTCTGATACGAAACATAGCTCCATTAAGTGTTGGGCTTAAAGGTGAAAAGGTTACAGGAATCACAAGAGACGTACTCGACCTGAAAGTACCAACTTTAACAAAGCCATACATCGCACCTTCAGGACGACTTATTGTATTAATGAGTGAACCTTTATTTGATAGTAATGGTAATTACCGTGGGATAATTGGTGGATCTATATATTTACAAGAAAGAAACGTCCTAAATGAGATACTTGGAAATGATATCATTGGAGAGGATGGCTCCTATTATTATGTAGTGGGACCCGGTGGGAAATTATTATTTCATCCTTACACCAACCGTATAGGTGAAGATGTAATAGCTAACCCAATGGTTCGTAAGGTTATACAGGGGCAAAGTGGAGTTCAGCGTGTTACAAATACACAAGGCATTTCGATGCTTGCTGCCTATAATCATATACCAGAAACTGGTTGGGGAGTCATACAGCAAACTCCCGTCTCCTATATTAATGAACTATTGAAAAAACATACTAAACAACTAATGTTATACGCACTATCTCCATTTTTATTTTTACTGTTTTTATCCGTATTACTTGCTCGGAAACTAGCTAAACCTTTTCATTATTTGGCGGATCTTGTTAATCAATTAGCATCTGGGGAACAGGTCTTAACTCTAGAAAAAAACTCTCATTGGAATAGAGAAGCAGATTTATTAACTAAAAGTGTATTAATTGCAATTGACTCTGTGCAAAAAAATAATACTAAACTTACAGAGGAGGCTATGACAGATCCTTTAACTGAACTGCCGAATATTAGGAAATTCCAAGAGGTCCTTGAGCGTTTTAAGAATGAAGAAAAGTCGTTCTCGCTAGTCCTTATAGATATTGATCATTTTAAAGCTGTAAATGATAACTTTGGACATAAAGCAGGAGATGAAGTGTTAAAATATATGGCTAAAATGGTTTCTTCTTTAATAAGAGATTCAGATGTGTTTTTTAGGTATGGCGGAGAAGAGTTCGTGCTTTTATTACCTGATATTAATTCTTCTGAAGCTTACGAAATAGCTGAGAGGATACGAATTAAAGTTAGTAAAAGGAATACTCCAATTGGGGAGCCTATTACTATTTCATTAGGAATAGCTGATTATCCTCAAGCAACAAGATCACTGAATGATTTATTTAGGTTTGCTGACAAAGCCTTATACAAATCTAAAAATGAGGGTAGAAACCGAACGACAATTTGGTTTATCGGTAGTTAA
- a CDS encoding alanine/glycine:cation symporter family protein has protein sequence MEQVVNWLNGIVWSQALIYLCLGVGLYFTLATRFMQVRHIGDMVKLLFAGGKSSAGISSFQALSLSLSGRVGTGNIAGVATAIAFGGPGAVFWMWLIAFLGAGSAFIESALGQVYKTKKDGQYRGGPAFYIEKGLGIKWYAVLFAIVTVLATGALLPGVQANSIALGMDTAFGIPQWVTGLVIIIFLGLIIFGGVKRIARTAEFVVPFMALGYMIVALIVIFMNISEIPAVLGLIFSSAFGMDAAFGGILGAAISWGVKRGIYSNEAGQGTGPHAAAAAEVSHPAKQGLVQAFSVYVDTWLVCSATAFMILFTGMYNVTPAGQEAIVNNLGDIEPGPGYTQNAVESALPGFGAPFVAIALLFFAFTTIMAYYYMAETNLAYINGKVRRVWTEHILKLVLLGMVFYGSVKTAGLAWSLGDLGVGSMAWLNIIAIVLLSKPALKILKDYEAQRKEGKDPVFDPVKLGIKNADFWEKEYKYDSTGSIGEVPTSGTTVDKN, from the coding sequence ATGGAACAGGTAGTAAATTGGCTAAATGGCATTGTCTGGAGTCAGGCACTTATTTATTTATGCTTAGGGGTAGGGTTATACTTCACGTTAGCAACTAGATTCATGCAAGTGAGACACATAGGAGACATGGTTAAATTACTATTTGCGGGTGGCAAGTCATCTGCTGGGATTTCTTCGTTCCAAGCGCTCAGCCTTTCTTTATCCGGTAGGGTAGGAACAGGTAACATTGCTGGGGTTGCGACTGCGATTGCCTTTGGTGGTCCTGGAGCAGTTTTTTGGATGTGGCTAATTGCATTCTTAGGAGCGGGTTCAGCATTTATTGAATCAGCTTTAGGTCAGGTTTATAAAACGAAAAAGGATGGACAATACCGTGGGGGTCCTGCATTTTATATAGAGAAGGGACTTGGCATTAAATGGTATGCTGTCTTGTTTGCCATCGTAACTGTGCTTGCAACTGGAGCGCTTTTACCAGGTGTACAGGCAAATAGTATTGCATTAGGAATGGACACTGCATTTGGAATTCCTCAATGGGTTACTGGTCTTGTCATTATTATCTTTTTAGGACTTATTATTTTCGGTGGAGTTAAACGTATCGCACGTACGGCAGAATTTGTTGTACCTTTTATGGCACTAGGTTATATGATTGTTGCCTTAATCGTTATTTTTATGAATATTTCAGAAATTCCTGCGGTATTAGGACTTATTTTCTCAAGTGCATTCGGTATGGATGCTGCATTTGGTGGTATTTTAGGTGCTGCTATTTCTTGGGGAGTAAAGCGTGGAATTTACTCAAACGAAGCTGGTCAAGGTACTGGTCCACATGCTGCAGCTGCAGCGGAAGTTTCTCACCCTGCTAAACAAGGTCTTGTTCAAGCGTTTTCAGTATATGTTGACACTTGGTTAGTATGTTCTGCAACAGCATTCATGATCTTATTTACAGGAATGTACAATGTTACACCAGCTGGACAAGAAGCTATCGTTAATAACCTTGGCGATATCGAGCCGGGTCCTGGATATACACAAAATGCCGTTGAATCTGCTCTACCAGGCTTTGGAGCTCCATTTGTAGCGATTGCATTGTTATTCTTTGCATTTACGACAATTATGGCTTACTACTATATGGCTGAAACAAACCTTGCTTATATTAATGGTAAGGTAAGAAGAGTTTGGACCGAGCATATTTTAAAGCTTGTACTTTTAGGAATGGTATTCTATGGAAGTGTTAAGACAGCGGGACTTGCTTGGTCATTAGGTGACCTTGGGGTAGGAAGTATGGCTTGGTTAAATATCATCGCCATTGTGTTGTTATCCAAACCTGCTCTTAAGATCCTCAAAGATTACGAGGCACAAAGAAAAGAAGGAAAAGACCCTGTGTTTGACCCAGTTAAGCTAGGTATTAAAAATGCTGACTTCTGGGAAAAAGAATATAAATATGATTCAACAGGATCTATCGGAGAAGTACCTACTTCTGGTACAACTGTTGATAAAAATTAG
- a CDS encoding antibiotic biosynthesis monooxygenase family protein translates to MKAFITFGTVDFLEKKKMANPTEEILLLQSEENSMLYHETEKDSIFKEPKKFEVLLSNGAFPDKGFTTVNYIPVTDESKPMFEYTFKSEVNRLAQQEGFIALRFLRPLKGGTYTVLTIWENELSYNVWHKSEEHKVFQSKIADQQHKIVYPSPAYVKEYYIVSPKE, encoded by the coding sequence TTGAAAGCCTTTATTACGTTTGGAACGGTTGATTTTCTGGAGAAAAAGAAGATGGCAAATCCTACTGAAGAGATTTTATTATTACAGTCAGAAGAGAACTCCATGCTATATCACGAAACAGAAAAAGACTCTATCTTTAAAGAGCCTAAAAAATTTGAAGTTCTTTTATCAAATGGGGCATTTCCAGATAAAGGGTTTACCACAGTGAATTACATTCCTGTAACGGATGAAAGTAAACCAATGTTTGAATACACCTTTAAGAGTGAAGTGAACCGCCTTGCCCAACAAGAAGGGTTTATAGCATTACGTTTTTTGCGACCATTAAAGGGAGGGACGTATACGGTATTAACGATTTGGGAAAATGAGTTGTCTTATAATGTATGGCATAAATCAGAGGAACATAAGGTGTTTCAAAGTAAAATAGCTGACCAACAGCATAAAATTGTATATCCTAGCCCAGCCTACGTAAAAGAATATTATATTGTTAGCCCGAAAGAGTAA
- a CDS encoding transglycosylase domain-containing protein codes for MRKKLLLSISILFFTFVLGLFGYLLILSAGDYVVDEKKLVMDSASKLVDENGNVITKLYLENRDLVDIKNIPDHVQQAFIAVEDSRFYKHHGIDVKAILRALYKDILAGGKVEGGSTITQQLAKNVFLTSDKTWLRKTKEVIISINLEKKYSKQKLLEMYLNRIYLGHGAYGIQSASKLYFNKDVSELTIAEGALLAALPKAPSTYSPLVHADKSIERRNLILSLMESQGYLTPEETVRYQGKTLTLDVHHHKKDPALLTYIDMVLQEAKEVYSLSNEELLRGGYTITVPLNKHVQETAYELFQDSSYFPGTDENAEGAFVLLDNKTGGVISILGGRKYVEKGLNRSIVKRQPGSTIKPLAVYGPALDEREFKPYSLLVDKKLAYGKYEPENYNDIYKEEISMYDAVIESANAPAVWTLNQLGIETGKKYLGKSGISIPDEGLSIALGGLQQGISPLDMAKAYRAFAAGGKIIKPHFINKIIDRNGKVVGTVDYEEKEVFSKQTAWYMTRMLEAVVKSGTGRSGYYNGALAGKTGTTNYPHKEGAAKDAWFVGFTPTVVGALWMGYDSTDEEHYLKYGSSYSTKLFKEILTKSNLSQQSLMAFTTPEDVEELEAPIRIKEVTDLHANLTFKPFGLFTIRLNWTPLEDRRVEYRIYEKSSTDLKYIGSVKGEGNYEIENVNIFTLPTLCLIPYNPQTDQEGLESNLVRPEFFSKH; via the coding sequence ATGAGAAAGAAGCTTTTATTATCCATTTCTATTCTCTTCTTTACATTTGTGTTAGGTTTATTCGGTTACTTACTCATTTTATCGGCTGGAGATTACGTTGTTGATGAGAAAAAACTTGTCATGGATTCAGCTTCCAAGTTAGTAGATGAAAATGGGAATGTTATAACTAAATTGTATTTAGAAAATAGAGACCTTGTGGATATTAAAAATATTCCAGACCATGTCCAACAAGCGTTTATAGCGGTTGAAGATTCAAGATTCTACAAACATCATGGAATTGATGTAAAGGCAATTTTAAGAGCCTTATATAAAGATATTCTTGCTGGGGGGAAAGTTGAAGGTGGAAGTACAATAACCCAGCAGCTTGCTAAGAATGTATTTTTAACATCTGACAAAACATGGCTACGCAAAACGAAAGAAGTAATCATCTCAATTAATCTTGAGAAAAAATACAGTAAACAAAAGCTGTTAGAGATGTATTTGAATAGAATCTATCTCGGTCACGGGGCATATGGAATTCAATCTGCTTCTAAACTTTATTTTAATAAAGATGTTTCAGAACTTACGATAGCAGAGGGTGCCTTGCTGGCTGCGTTACCAAAAGCTCCTAGCACTTACTCACCTCTTGTTCATGCTGATAAAAGTATAGAAAGACGAAATTTAATCTTAAGTTTAATGGAATCACAAGGTTACTTAACACCGGAGGAGACCGTTCGTTACCAAGGAAAAACACTAACTTTGGATGTTCATCATCATAAAAAAGACCCTGCATTACTTACTTATATTGATATGGTCCTTCAAGAAGCGAAGGAAGTCTATTCTCTATCCAACGAAGAACTTTTAAGAGGTGGCTATACAATTACGGTCCCATTAAATAAACATGTTCAAGAAACTGCGTATGAGTTATTTCAGGACTCCTCTTATTTTCCAGGAACGGATGAAAATGCAGAAGGGGCATTTGTTCTATTAGATAACAAGACAGGTGGAGTAATTTCGATTCTAGGTGGAAGAAAATATGTAGAAAAAGGTTTGAATCGCTCCATTGTGAAGCGACAACCTGGTTCAACAATTAAACCACTAGCTGTGTATGGGCCAGCTTTAGATGAAAGAGAATTTAAACCTTATTCTTTACTAGTTGATAAGAAGCTTGCTTATGGGAAATATGAGCCAGAAAACTATAATGATATTTATAAAGAAGAGATATCTATGTATGATGCTGTCATAGAATCGGCCAACGCACCAGCTGTGTGGACCTTAAATCAACTAGGGATTGAAACAGGGAAAAAGTACCTCGGTAAATCAGGAATATCAATTCCAGATGAAGGGCTGTCAATTGCCTTAGGAGGACTTCAGCAAGGAATATCGCCACTTGATATGGCAAAAGCCTACAGAGCGTTCGCCGCTGGAGGCAAAATCATAAAACCGCATTTTATAAATAAAATCATTGACCGCAATGGCAAGGTTGTTGGAACAGTAGACTATGAAGAAAAAGAAGTATTTTCAAAACAAACGGCATGGTATATGACACGAATGCTAGAAGCTGTTGTGAAAAGTGGAACCGGAAGATCTGGTTACTATAACGGTGCATTAGCTGGCAAAACAGGGACAACCAATTACCCACATAAAGAAGGTGCGGCCAAGGATGCATGGTTTGTTGGATTTACTCCTACTGTTGTAGGGGCACTCTGGATGGGGTATGATTCGACAGATGAAGAGCATTACTTAAAGTACGGAAGTTCTTACTCAACAAAACTGTTTAAAGAGATTCTTACAAAATCAAACTTATCTCAGCAGTCGTTGATGGCTTTTACAACTCCAGAAGATGTAGAAGAACTAGAAGCACCAATAAGAATAAAAGAAGTAACTGACCTCCATGCAAACCTTACATTTAAACCATTTGGGTTATTTACAATCCGATTAAACTGGACACCCTTAGAAGACCGTCGAGTAGAATATCGAATTTATGAAAAGTCCTCTACAGACTTAAAATATATAGGTTCAGTAAAGGGAGAAGGCAATTACGAAATTGAAAATGTGAATATATTCACCCTTCCAACCTTGTGTCTAATCCCATATAACCCACAAACCGACCAAGAAGGACTAGAATCAAACCTAGTACGCCCAGAATTTTTCTCAAAACACTAA
- the hemE gene encoding uroporphyrinogen decarboxylase — protein sequence MSSVFNDTFLKACKGEAGKHVPVWYMRQAGRSQPEYRAIKEKYSLFEITHQPELCAYVTRLPVEQYNVDAAILYKDIMTPLPALGVDVEIKSGIGPVISNPIRSLQDVERLGEINPEEDIPYVLDTIKLLTTEQLNVPLIGFGGAPFTLASYMIEGGPSRNYNKTKAFMYSEPKAWFALMDKLGDMTITYIKAQIKAGAKAIQIFDSWVGALNVADYRYYIKPIMHRIFTELRGEGVPLIMFGVGASHLALEWNDLPLDVVGLDWRLPINEARDKGIQKTVMGNLDPSILLAPWDVIEERAKAILDQGMKNPAYIFNLGHGVFPEVNPDTLKRLTSFIHEYSAKK from the coding sequence ATGAGTTCTGTGTTTAATGATACGTTTTTAAAAGCCTGTAAAGGAGAAGCAGGCAAGCATGTTCCAGTCTGGTACATGCGCCAAGCTGGTCGTTCTCAGCCTGAGTACCGCGCAATAAAAGAAAAATATTCTTTATTCGAAATAACCCATCAACCAGAGCTTTGTGCATACGTAACAAGGCTTCCAGTCGAACAATACAACGTTGATGCTGCTATTCTCTATAAAGATATCATGACTCCACTACCAGCACTTGGGGTAGATGTTGAAATAAAATCAGGAATTGGTCCAGTTATTAGCAATCCAATTAGATCTCTACAGGATGTTGAAAGACTTGGCGAAATTAATCCTGAAGAGGACATACCTTATGTTCTAGATACAATCAAATTACTTACAACTGAGCAACTAAATGTTCCACTTATTGGTTTTGGAGGTGCACCGTTCACTTTAGCTTCTTACATGATAGAAGGTGGACCATCTAGAAACTATAACAAAACCAAGGCATTCATGTATTCTGAACCAAAGGCTTGGTTTGCATTAATGGATAAGCTCGGGGATATGACAATTACATATATTAAGGCACAAATCAAAGCAGGGGCAAAGGCAATTCAAATCTTTGATTCATGGGTTGGAGCTTTAAATGTTGCAGATTATCGTTATTATATAAAACCAATTATGCATCGCATTTTTACAGAGCTAAGAGGTGAAGGTGTTCCGTTAATTATGTTTGGAGTTGGAGCAAGTCACTTAGCTTTAGAATGGAATGACTTACCTTTAGATGTTGTTGGTCTTGATTGGCGTTTACCAATTAACGAAGCAAGAGATAAAGGAATTCAGAAAACGGTTATGGGAAATCTTGACCCATCCATTTTACTAGCTCCATGGGATGTAATTGAAGAAAGAGCAAAAGCGATACTAGATCAAGGGATGAAAAATCCAGCCTATATCTTTAACTTAGGTCATGGTGTTTTCCCAGAAGTAAATCCAGATACATTAAAGCGATTAACTTCGTTTATTCATGAATATAGTGCGAAAAAATAA